The Helianthus annuus cultivar XRQ/B chromosome 15, HanXRQr2.0-SUNRISE, whole genome shotgun sequence genomic sequence CTTGAGAGATCAACGATTTAGCCTACTACTACACTTCGTACAATAAGACCCTCTTGAATATCATCTCTTTATCTTCAAGTTGTATATAAAAGCTACTAAGCATTTACTATATAAGTTGTATATAATAAGCTACCAAGATTGGTGTGATGGATAAATTATGTTATTATAAACAgttaaattattttattattaatatataaaaatatatagtaATAAAATACATATATAGACGCTCACATACATATCGGTTTGTACATCAATGCCTCATTTCTTCAAAATTGAAGACATATTCCATATTTTCAACTAAAGCTGAAGAAAAATGGCCGGACCACCACACCACATTGCCGGAAAAGACACGGGCTGCGGCTTCATAGGGGCCATTTTCGGCACTCGGCAGCAGCGTAAAACACCTCCGGTGCCACGGCTCGAAGCTTCCAAAGAGCACCGACAACCCCAATTTCCCGGCCACCACACATCAAAACGACCACCACGTACCCGCAACCACACCCCAACAGAATTAGTATACACCGGCTTCGCTAAACCAATTGaaaaacccccaccccccaccatAAAAAAACCGGCCACCTTGCAAACCAAACCGGTTGTTAAACCAACGTGTAACAATTCACCCTTTAAACCGGCCACCTTGCAAACCAAACCGGTTGTTAAACCAACGAGTGATCATTCACCCTTTAAAGGTACATTATACAATGTGTCACAAGTAACCAATATGTCATACACTAAACAGCTCCGAAAAGAACCGAGTTTCACCTCAAGTGAGCTGAGTCTGCGAATCTCGGTTCGTGGAACACCAACCTCAGGTGGCTCGGTTTATGGCACCTCGTTGAACCAGATACCGGGCCACTTGGGTAATCTAATGAGGAAAAAACCGGACATTGCGAAATCTTACGGGAAACTAGGAAACATTTACGGGAGCTCGGGTAACAAGACCGACCCTGAGGTGTTTAAAAACATAGGTAATGAGAAGTACAAACAAGGGCGGTTCGAAGAGGCGATCAAGTTGTATACGGAAGCAATTGGGATAGATTCGAAGGTCGCGTGTTATTATAGCAATAGAAGTGCTGCATTGATCGGTTTAGGAAAGTTTATTGATGCAATTCTGGATTGTAAAATCGCTATTCGTATAAATCCTTCTTATCATCGTGCTCATTACCGCCTTGCCTCGCTCTATCTCAGGTATGATAGGGTATTGATTTTTTGTTCTTTCGCTAGTTCAAGCGTAACATCACTCAAATCTTCGAGTATTTATGTGGGTTTTAGGTTTGGGGAGACGGCGAAAGCTCTATGTCATTACAAGTGTTCAGGGGAGAAAGCCGAAAGACATGACCTTGCAAAGGCACAAGCTATTAAATCACAACTCCTTACATGTTCAGCGGCTCGGAATACCAAGGATTGGAAAAGATTACTAAAAGAAAGCCAGTTTGCATACTCGTTAGGCGCGGATTCATCACTTGAGGTACTTTTCAACAACTCGTTACGGGTTAACTATATCTTAAGCATGCTATATATGTTCTAATGATAGGGTGTGTAAGGTTTACGCTATGCAAACCGAAGCGTTATTAAATCTCCATAAGCACGACGAGGCGTATTCGTGCTTTCAAAATGCACCGGTTATAGATGTGAATATCGCGGCTAGGTTGTTTGGATCAACGGTTACTAGTTACTTCTTAATGGTTCAAGCACAAGTTTATTTAGCATCGGGCCGGTTAGCAACCCAAAAATACCAAAACTTACCTTTTCTACAGAATTTTAGGAAAGTTTTAGCTACTTATACAAAATGTTGTAAACACAATGTAGGTTTGAGGAGGCGGTTAATGTGTCATTACGGGCATCTGAGCTTGATCCAAGCGAGGCAGTTTTTGTTGTAGCAAGGAAAACCCGAGCTTTGGCCAAAGCTCGAGCAAACGGTAACAAGATTTTTAAGGCATCACAATTTTACGAGGCGTGCAAAGCATATAGCGAAGGGTTGGAGCATGAACCATACAATTCGGTACTGTTATGCAATCGGGCTGCTTGTCGTTACAAACTAGGTCAGTTTGAACGAGCTGTAGAAGATTGTACCATAGCCCTTAATCTAAGACCTTCATACGCCAAGGTTAGACTCAGAAGAGCCCAATGCAATGCCAAGGTAAACATATGTtattaaatatttgtttaaagtTACTAGACTCAGAAGAGCCCAATGCAATGAGTTCTTTTTGCCTGATCATGTTTATCTGTATAACTAGTTAACTGTGTATTTAAATGTTGCGCAGTTAGAAAGATGGGAGGCTGCAATTCAAGATTACGATGTTTTAAACCACGAAACGCGAGGAGATGAGGCAGTCGAGCGGGAATTTTTGGAAGCTCGGATGCAACTCGAGAAGCAAAACATTGCAAACACCAAACCCGTCAAACTAATCAACGATTCTAACACGGAAGAATTCGGAGGGTTTTTAATCGCGGTTTGAGAGAAGAACAAGGACTAGAAATGGAAATGATGACCGGGTGCAAACCCAACAGGTGAACATATTATATAGATCCGGTCGGCTTAAGGTttaattcatttatttatttgtgtACGTGtggttttgttttaatttatggtTTAGATGGAGCCTAATGTAGTGTCATATGGACTATTTATTTGGAACCGTACAAGATTTCCGGGCCCAAAATCAAAAGGTGTGTCGTGTAactaaattaataaattaatttttaGTCGgcatttattaatttattatatattgCTGGCCAACTCTTATCTTTGCAAGTAATAACATTGATAAAAAATATAGAATTATGCTCATTGTTAATTCATCATATTAGTTAATCCTGATTTAACATTCTATATTATGGTTCGGTTTAAATAGGgattttttttcatgttttacatttttttaaaacCGAACTGAACAGTTTAACTTACATATACCGGTATAAGGGGGTAGGGGCGCTCTACGAGTGATGGTTTTCCATCACACAACACCCAATCATCAAACGTCACGTCATCGAACTtgattccatcactagtgatggattttagtggggtgtccatcactcaccacacactTATCTCCATCGAACATGGTGTGCGGCACCGTCAATTCTTCACGCGTCATGGTGGCCACGAGTTATACAGTTCACGCATTTTGAAGGTTGGTGGCGGTGGTGTATCACGCACATCCACGCGTGAAGAATGAAAAACAACGCTGCGGCCCGGGTCCTCTAAAGGCATCGGGTTTCAACGCATTTTGTTTGTTCACCTAACCCTAGTAATAAAACAAAACCAATAGTATACTACGTCGCATTAAAACTTTTCTTCTTGCGTAATTCATTTTGTTGTCATTATTAAAGTGAAactttttaaaagaaaaaaaaaaaaagacatatCTATAAAGATATTACAATGTTATATAATGTCCTAACAGTTTTGGTCAACTCAGACTAATTCAAAGATTGCCGACCCAATAAGCCCTAAACATAAAACAAAACAGTAGTAATAATTCAATTTGATTATGCTTTAATTTGTTCTTAcctttaatataaaccatataaATATATTTAAGTAATAATCCAAACAGTGTAGGATCATGGATGAGGCCAGCATAAACGGTCCGCATGAGCTGGGTTGGGCTGGTGCTTCGTGGGCTGTGGGTTGCATTGGGTTAAGGCTCTAGAAAGTAGTCATGGTTAGTTTGACACTTTGACAGGACAGCTTACTTGTGTTTAGGCTATTTGGTTATGAGCATCAAAAACCGGTTCGTATAGTATTGGTTCGGCTAGCTATTAATATGAACCGGTTTGATCCCCAGGCTTAAGATCTAGCTAGTTATTTTCTTGTATTATATGTTATCAGCACGATGACATCGTATAGAAGTTAATGGAGAAAAACATCAACAATAGTATGGTAACCAGAAATTGCTTTTTTGCTATAATTGGTATCAAGGTCTAATAGGGTGTCAATTTCTAATATAACACGAAAATAATCAGGCTTTAGGTTGTCAAATATGATCCTTTGACATATAGAGCATGTTCAGGTTGACCCATTAAATTAAACGGACTCTCTTTAGATAATGAGTTAAAAGGTCATGTTCAGGTTACAAGATTTTAAGTGTTTAAAGGCTACAATTTAATGTTATTTATACGAATAAAATATAGTCGTGTCCGAATTGAACAATTCAATTTATCAACTGACACGATTTACACCCCGATATCTTAACAACGAAGAAAAAGGCTTCTTAGTTATACAACCCATTTTTCATTTCTTCCCACGTTTTCTTAAttaaaagaataataataataaactgaatattattatatattacaagattttaattttaagttaaaatataatatataaattataggaatgggatcaaatacaaacacttaagtttgtaagaaccataagaaccaatacataattgacaagtgtccatcaataaaaaattagtttaggggtaatttagactttttgaccatatttatttataactaattaaaaataattacaaaaaatataatcagcacaacactatataattagcacaacatcattaatcgttcttcattatcagcaaatcgtcctcgaatcgttctccattatcaacataaacgacattagcacaacatcttcaatcgttctccattatcagcacaccagatgtgctgattatatctacttttggtgtttgtttgtattattttgtaattaacacataatcagcaccttattagcacaaatataaaacaccttttgttaactttttttaaaaaacacttttataaatacaaaaaggtatagcaatatggtactcatattaaagataaaaaaatactcgattttatggtatatatttttaaaaaaaataatgaagtatataaaagttattttagtttaaaaaaccttggtggaatttgtatttaatagaaaatggtcaaatgactagcaattttacaaaattacccctaatttgttagtagtaatttttaattataagagttttatttataatcaatatcaacccttgatttaaattaacaatggttcagatctgttcttacggttcttataattagcactgtttgtacaggatctcaacccatAAATTATATATGCTACATTTGTAGGTCGATATGAACAATACCATTCGCCACACATTGTTTGATTGCTACATTTGTAGGTTGATCTGAACAATACCatttacacttttcgtcctttatgtttgtatcagattgcaacgaatgacctttaacttcaataattacagtcacaatcatttatttctaaaatatattacaacgTAGGTACTTTAACACTAACTTGGCTCAAAATTTTAGTTAAGTTTTGTCATATAACGGCAGTTTAGTCCTTTTATCTAATAATTTaaagcttttaataaaaaaagaaaataatattttaaaaattataaaaacaattataaaataaccccccccccccttcctcTTGCAGATCACCACCACCATTTCCATCTTTCTATAACCACCACCACTTCCATTCTCTGTCCATCACCACCCCAAACTACCAAAACACAGCCACCATAACCATACATCTTCCCCTTTTTCTGATAAACCCTAAAATCATACAATATCTTAAATTCCTTAACAATTTCCCAAAATCAAACATGGATCCTCATCTTCTAGCAATCTTCTTCTCATTCTTCTTCGTCATAGCACAATCACCACCAGCCACCACCTCTATTACTGTCGTCTGACCTAACCACCATCATCGCCTAAcctaaacaccaccaccaccaccaccgccgccaccactgCCTTTAAATCCCCAACCCATATCACCACCATCGCCGCTTAGGTTTTCCAACCTGTGAAGAACCACCCCTGTTGCTGAAGATAAGGGCATATGTAATGGGGCGCGACCCATCATCAAAGCGCCTTCATGGCGCCATGCACACCGCCCCCGGCGGCGCTATGGGTGCACATTTTTGAACGGCGCGAAGGTGATAGCGGCGTGAAGAAATGGAAACttcaaaaatgttaccgttacAAACGgtcaaattcaaaaaaaaaaaaaaaattaatttatttttcaacattccTTTTAAAATCCTCTCCATCTCTTTATTTTTTTACCATACCCATTCAAACCTTCAACCAAAATTTTTTACAACTCTTGTTTATTTTGTACAATGAATCCATTCAACCGGGGCTTCATTCCTCCGCGATCTAGTGCGGACACAAACCCAAGTGGCAATCCTACTCGTCCCGTGACACCGGTTCCCACTAGACCCAATCCCTTCGGCTCCGGTTTTCTCGACTACAATCAACAAAGTGCGGGGTTCATGAATCTTTTGAACCAACCGCTATCATGGGACCCTAATCTCTACGGGTGGAACCCAAGTCAAAACATGGATGGGATGGGGTCGTCTCAAGCGTTTGGGTCGGCTCAAGCGTTCGGCTCACCACTACACGAACCCGATGTTGttccggagacgcaacccgaggTTCCGGATACGCAACCGGAGAcgcaaaaaggaaaaggaaaagcaaAACGGGCACATAAAAAGAAAGTTGAAACCAACACCCGAACGAAAAAAAATGTGCAAACGTGGGAGCCCGAAGAGGAGTATGCGTTAACCCGCGCTTTCATCGATGTTTCGGAGGACCCGGTCATAGgtatgtttctttttttttctgtttttatattttttttttctgtttttatatttttttccgttttttttaattttcggttatttattttcagtttttaaatttttttttctgttttttattatttttttctgttttttattatttccagattttatattttatattttgaaCTAACATTTAATATTGTTTTGTGTGTAgcaaacaatcaaagtaaaaCCGTATTTTGGAACCGAATACGGGAACTCTTTTTCGAGCTCATGGGTAAGGGAGAATACCGCCTACCGGACTCTATATCGGGGAAGTGGACCGACATAAACAAGAGgtgcacaaactttcaaaccgtgTACCAACGCTTGTATACCGGATGGAAAAGTGGAAGTACCGATGAAGACATTACGCAAGAAGCAGTGGTCGAGTATACGCAAGCTAATGGCCATTTCCCGTACATGAAGTGTTGGCAAATCCTTCGCCATAGCCCCAAATGGGCCGTCGTAACTACTCCTAGTGGTCGTTCGGGGAATACACGGCCATCAAAGAGGTCCAAAACAAACGAGTCCGGTGAACCCGAAACGCCAACCTCCGACGCTCGAAACATCGGCGAAAACGAGGATATTCCGGATGACGAGCCGGTGGAGGAGCTACCAAGACCTCCCGGAAGAAAAAGCCGGGCGAAAAAACCCGAGTCGTCGTCGATGTCTATGGGAACGGATATGAGTCACGCATTTTCGGAGATAAACAAGCGGCTTCAAGACATACACGAACTCGGTAACAAACGTTTGGAGGAGAACGAAAAAGTTACGGAGATTATGCGGGATCGACAATGGGCTCACGACTTTGACTTCTACTCCAAACCGCATGACCATTTAACGGGAAAAGCTTTGAAAATGGCGTTGGCACAAAAGGAGcggattgaaaaaaaatataatctttgATTGTGTAATGTTTTTATGCtagttttatgtttttttattttattgtacttttttttatttaatgaaatgaattttatttttaaaacaattacaaaatgaattaaaaaaataaaaattaaaaaatgagtaatgattacacaggggctttatgactacggcctcaaaattcataacgccccataaagcccccggggtgacgtggcatgccacatgtcaCATAACGCCCctaaaagggctttatgactacacatggtctaatgaGCAATGGAAACCAACATGCACTTAaatgtctctctctctctctctctctctatctctctctctctctcttaccaGAAAACTTATATCTGAAATTGAATGAGCGTAGGAAACCATCACACACATGTTTTCAGCACTAATCCAGAAAGCAAAGAACATATTCGCACTCTTAAAGAAGGATTTACAAATTTAGAGTTAAAGATAGAATCCCCCTTCAAGGACTTACCAGTCTGATAGTGAATTCCGGTTTAGAACATGCTTCTATAGTCACCAGTTCAAAATTACCGAAGGAAGTTACCACTAACGTGAAGTTGGAAGTCTGCAATGGCAATAACTAATTAATGGGGATTTATGTGATGTGAAAATAGATTCTAGTGGAGCCGATGTACAAACAGACACAATAGAGAAACAAAGTGAAGACTTATGTGATGTGAAAATGGATAAAAGTGGAACAATGGTTACTAATCGAACTGAAAAGTGGTTATAGCGAGGGTAGTTTGGTAGTGGTGGCTAGAGGCGGCAGTAGAAGTTGAACAGATTCATATTCAGGTCCATCAAACGAATTGATTGATAATTGATTCAGGTCCATTAATACGTTGTTAGTATAAAGTTTATTTTGTCTAAGTAGTATGAGAAGTAATCTTAActattcatttttcaaatcaatggttaagatgaaatTGTAGGAGAAATGAGGagtgtaagagcattcacatcctaaccatcaaattatgtgaggagaggtttttatattataaagggtataaaaagtggttgtgagtagaggagagataaaatgttactgttcatctgtatatttggggggacactgttcacccgttataattttttaatatattttgaaagtggttgtgagtggaagtgagagaaaaatgtaatgataatattatttaattgaaaggagagagaaaaagtatttgtttttagtggaaatatattgatataggagttgttttttagtggaatgtatgtataatttgatggttTGGATGCGAATGCTCTAAGggtatcttagaaaaatcctatttatatactttctctctccacatacAAGGCATATGCATATTTcaccccccattttttaaacattcataacttttttatacgagtttattttttcataaaaatttcaccataaaatcgagcgtctttttatctttaatttgagtgtCATATTGCTAAAATATGTagactaaaaaaacccactaaaatgtgttgtatttctatgttatataacattttttgtgctgcatttttgtactatatttttgtgctaaatttttttgttttaatttttttctcaattttttgtgctggatttttttgctgaattttttcgtgctatatttttttgtactagatttttttgtgctatattttttttactatatttttttgtactacatttttttgtgctatatttttttttgtactaaattttttttgttgtatttttaaaaaacaaaaggggtgtcacatgtcattttcaatcttatttataaggaccaaaatgcccttcattTCTACTTATTAGAAGTgccacatgtcatcatcacaatccttcttaacctacttaggcaaaatccactttttagtggatccttccccgTAAGTTTAAATtaaatatgtgtattttgtatttaaagttataattgtaagggtagtttggtcatttcatagaaaataacaaaatttaactgaaaattttaaccaagTTAGTGTTAAAGGACCAATGGTGTAATGAATTTTACTAATAAAGGATTGCGactataattattgaagttaagGGTCATCCGTTGCAACCCAATGCAAATATAaaagacgaaaagtgtaatttacccaattTAATATATATTTGTGCGGAAAAAAATAAAGTAGGGCCAGATGGGTTGTTTTGAAGCACACAAAAGCGGATTTGATCTCCAACCCccccccaacccccgccccaccatttTTCTTAATTTgtattgttttaattttaattttataattaaaaacTATAAATAATCAATATATTTGTGTTAATGGTTGTTGTAACTTTAGCTTCGtgagttttaaaaaaaataacttttcCTTTCTAATTCTAAAGTTTCAATTTTTGGCAGTTTAAGTCTAAAATTTCAATCTTTGTTAATTTAAACCCAGTAAATAATTTGATTTTCCAATTCTAAtttaaaagttttcatctttcccaatttaacccctttgattttttattttttttttacttttaacccaaagcttttcatgcaatttaaccccaacactttttactttcaactttagtctcttatacttttcatctttcgcaggTTTTTTATTTAACGTTTTGTGTTAAATTTTCCGAGTTAAAACGCCGCAACGTGCATGTGAGATTCAACATGTTTTCATCTTTTTTCCCCCGTTTGACGGGCCTGTTGCAACGCGTCTATTTTccccgttttgattggtttgtcGCAATGTGCGGATCAGAGATCgatttagttattcttttctatgttttacaaGGCTCGCGGTCATATAAGAAACATTTGCCGTTCATCTAATATGATATATGACTAATGAATCCCCCACTGCATTGCGGCGGATAGTTATTCTAGTTAATCTTTAAAATGCAATATTTTACAAGATATGAGATTTCCCATGTTGACATGTTTTTTTATTAACTGTAATACCTTAGGCAAATCACATATGGATCATGGACAAAAGAGATTATTTGTTTCTAAGACATACTCCACCTCAAGTATCAGCAACCTGTTTGGACGTATTGATTGTGGAGCATATGTAAACTTCACAATTAAGTGTTCTCAGGTTTACGTAGATTAGGATGGGTGACCTCATGGTAAGTCTCTACCAGGTCATTAAAAACAAATCCTTGAGTTCTTAGATAGATAACATATTGGGCACAAAATATTATTGATGGTAGAAACGCCAAATGCTACAAACAGTATCAAATTTACTCTTCTGTCACTCAGGATGGTGGGTCAAACTTTATCACCTTAGGCAAATCTTACGTCCTTGATTAGGATAATTGGGTAAACCTCATCGAGAACAATGAGTTCATAAGCGAGGGAGGGGGAGGTATTGTACAACGAGTTTTGGGCGTATTAGTCATGGAGTAGATGGACTCCACTAAGTTAAGTGTGCTCAGATGAAAGTAATATTATGAtagtgtaagattaaatatatttaatatatatatggccattataatcatttataatattggatcaaaataataattatacCTTATTAATATTAGCTGGTAATTTGCCATCTCTAATTTGGTGTGGAGGGAAAATGCCCGCTAATAGTCAAGGAGAGACTTTTACTCCTTCTTTATTCAGGGATAAACCCTATCCATTTGATTAGTTAAGGAAGGAAAGGCCCATATCACTTAAAAGGTCTGTGTTCCAAATTAAGGCCTTTAGTAACGACTTTTCTTTGTCGATGCTGAAACTGTTTCCACTATAACTTAAATTTCTTGTAGTGATACATAAATTGACCATGCATATTCAGTTTATCACAACGTGCCCGCATAGAATCCCGTTTTTCCACCTCCCAACTCTCAAATTACTTAGAATATATTGGGATTTGAAATGTTGATCTAATAGTTTTTTGGGTTTTTTGGGTgaacccgaaacaccaaaatcaTATCCATTGAGTAAGTTCAATTGGGTTATGGTTTCACCCTTCATTGGGCTCAGGTATTATAGTTTTTTGGGTCGGGTGATCTTGGGTTCATGTTTTGGATACCCCATAAATTTATAAGATAACACAGAATGATGACACATATATTTCAATATGATTTTTAAACGATGACACACAAATATAGTGTCATAAAAATTATATGATGACACACAACGATGACACACATATTTCAATATGATTTTTAATCACAGTTAAACGATGACACACAAATATAGTGTCATAAAAATTATaagatgtcacacaacgatgacATACATATTTCAAtgtgatttgtttttttttaaatgacatTTAAACAATGACACACAAATATAAGTGTCATAAAATATTCAGATTTTACCAACGATGACATTTTTTTTATGACACACGTGTTTACGTGTCATAAGATTAGTGTGTGTCATTGTTCTTGTGTCGTTAAAGGTCTTTTTTCTAGTAGTGTAAGAAGATAACTAGAGAAGGTTATAGGGTCAGACACTCATATTAACATCACAACCTTGACCTCCTCTTTTTCCATAATCACGAGTTCTTCATCCCTTGAACTCGGAATCACTATCACTAATATACATTTTAATCTGAAACCAGATCAAACTGATTGACATGTCAAAGTCTATGACTGCATTTATTTTTGGATTCTCTATTGGCATGAATGTTATAACatgtattatatttatatattttccaTTACATACTTATATAACTGATTAACAGATAGACGGTCTCCTATGATTGAAGTAGCATTAGTATGTggaatattataattttttatcACCCATTTCGAATTATGTAAGATGTTATTGTAGAAGTATGATTGTATGAACTAATAAAAAATGTAAGAATAAATGCACTCTCAAGGTTTGTTATTAGGGTGAAggataataataaaaaaaaccccACATGACCTAATAGTGCTTGTTTCTGTCAAGGTTTGTTACTAGGGTGAAGGATAATAAAAACCCCACATGACCTAATAGTGCTTGTTTCGGTATTTTATAGTTG encodes the following:
- the LOC110912553 gene encoding inactive TPR repeat-containing thioredoxin TTL3 — its product is MAGPPHHIAGKDTGCGFIGAIFGTRQQRKTPPVPRLEASKEHRQPQFPGHHTSKRPPRTRNHTPTELVYTGFAKPIEKPPPPTIKKPATLQTKPVVKPTCNNSPFKPATLQTKPVVKPTSDHSPFKGTLYNVSQVTNMSYTKQLRKEPSFTSSELSLRISVRGTPTSGGSVYGTSLNQIPGHLGNLMRKKPDIAKSYGKLGNIYGSSGNKTDPEVFKNIGNEKYKQGRFEEAIKLYTEAIGIDSKVACYYSNRSAALIGLGKFIDAILDCKIAIRINPSYHRAHYRLASLYLRFGETAKALCHYKCSGEKAERHDLAKAQAIKSQLLTCSAARNTKDWKRLLKESQFAYSLGADSSLEVYAMQTEALLNLHKHDEAYSCFQNAPVIDVNIAARLFGSTVTSYFLMVQAQVYLASGRFEEAVNVSLRASELDPSEAVFVVARKTRALAKARANGNKIFKASQFYEACKAYSEGLEHEPYNSVLLCNRAACRYKLGQFERAVEDCTIALNLRPSYAKVRLRRAQCNAKLERWEAAIQDYDVLNHETRGDEAVEREFLEARMQLEKQNIANTKPVKLINDSNTEEFGGFLIAV
- the LOC110914267 gene encoding glutathione S-transferase T3-like; translated protein: MNPFNRGFIPPRSSADTNPSGNPTRPVTPVPTRPNPFGSGFLDYNQQSAGFMNLLNQPLSWDPNLYGWNPSQNMDGMGSSQAFGSAQAFGSPLHEPDVVPETQPEVPDTQPETQKGKGKAKRAHKKKVETNTRTKKNVQTWEPEEEYALTRAFIDVSEDPVIANNQSKTVFWNRIRELFFELMGKGEYRLPDSISGKWTDINKRCTNFQTVYQRLYTGWKSGSTDEDITQEAVVEYTQANGHFPYMKCWQILRHSPKWAVVTTPSGRSGNTRPSKRSKTNESGEPETPTSDARNIGENEDIPDDEPVEELPRPPGRKSRAKKPESSSMSMGTDMSHAFSEINKRLQDIHELGNKRLEENEKVTEIMRDRQWAHDFDFYSKPHDHLTGKALKMALAQKERIEKKYNL